In Ruminiclostridium papyrosolvens DSM 2782, the following proteins share a genomic window:
- a CDS encoding phenylacetate--CoA ligase family protein, whose amino-acid sequence MKSEQREKLTELLWYLNENNDFYRELMGKLHIALNGDVENSLRKFPILHKKDIRDNYNTYFSKTSEIKIEEFTSGSSGVPLKCQKTRYERLMATANIWKQRYMHDPKVTLDNYFSFHDLKTYKQIGNLFLYDPPNMKKCFEKMCSLEPRWISGPISAIEKYARLVEEGYLSYENKTIRVFENMGEFAEPEQREYVEKILGCKTINHYGCIESWCIAYECPHGSMHVQDSMMYVEQLPSNAWTEENAGEIVITSLYNKLMPLIRYNTHDLGTVDYCTCKCGKTSQVIKLLGGRTTDMIQNSKNIPGELFFKRGVYKLIRKGFDCIEGFKVMQTTPKDFIFYIAMQGDYKENVTNFFTEYIQNGLGADIRIQFQFVDSLPPLPSGKTKIFHSLINI is encoded by the coding sequence ATGAAATCCGAACAGCGGGAAAAGCTAACTGAACTTCTTTGGTATCTGAATGAGAATAATGATTTTTACAGAGAACTTATGGGAAAGTTGCATATTGCATTAAACGGGGATGTGGAAAACAGCCTGAGAAAATTCCCGATATTACATAAAAAAGATATACGAGATAATTACAATACCTATTTTTCCAAAACTAGCGAAATTAAGATAGAGGAATTTACCAGCGGATCCTCGGGGGTTCCCCTCAAGTGCCAGAAAACACGATATGAAAGGCTTATGGCTACGGCTAATATCTGGAAACAGAGATATATGCATGATCCGAAAGTAACTCTGGACAATTATTTTTCTTTTCATGACCTGAAAACTTATAAACAGATTGGGAATTTGTTTTTATATGATCCCCCAAATATGAAGAAATGCTTTGAAAAAATGTGCAGTTTGGAACCAAGGTGGATTTCAGGCCCTATTTCAGCCATTGAAAAGTATGCAAGGTTAGTTGAAGAGGGATATTTAAGCTATGAAAATAAAACTATCCGCGTTTTTGAGAATATGGGGGAATTTGCAGAACCGGAACAGAGAGAGTATGTAGAAAAAATACTTGGATGTAAAACCATAAACCATTACGGCTGCATAGAATCATGGTGCATTGCGTATGAGTGCCCCCATGGCAGTATGCATGTACAGGACTCTATGATGTATGTTGAGCAGCTACCCTCCAATGCATGGACAGAGGAAAACGCAGGGGAGATTGTAATAACGAGCCTGTATAATAAACTGATGCCTTTGATAAGGTATAATACCCACGATTTGGGCACTGTTGATTATTGCACCTGCAAATGCGGAAAAACTTCTCAGGTTATCAAGCTTCTTGGTGGGCGTACCACTGACATGATTCAGAACAGTAAAAACATTCCGGGAGAATTGTTTTTTAAACGCGGAGTTTATAAGCTCATCCGAAAGGGGTTTGATTGTATTGAAGGCTTCAAGGTTATGCAAACAACACCAAAGGATTTTATATTTTACATTGCAATGCAGGGCGACTATAAAGAAAATGTAACCAACTTTTTTACAGAATATATACAAAATGGATTAGGAGCAGACATCCGTATTCAATTCCAATTTGTTGACAGCTTACCGCCGCTTCCCTCCGGAAAGACAAAAATATTTCACTCCTTGATAAATATATAA
- a CDS encoding ABC transporter ATP-binding protein, whose translation MIKIKSKPVNTILGFMKPYTVCFVNLFLTILAASFVYLIYPYIFAFMIDRVFYKGDWQLFKIVVIAYTIIFIGEQAIQIILNMEWAYLVTKFVFDIRKKLFERIFKIKAAFLSNAQTGELIARVNNDPPQVMELLHWHVFFTASNVIRLIISFVIVFFINIKLAVLMLVVIPSSVYLSLYFSNKIKNIYEQYRKEYGKYISWVYEMLQGMREIQLFAAERSVARKFVKFSKKMVHARVKASNIEFISQTANSLITLLSDLFLYIASAILISRKELSIAGFIATMEYFGMCNYLLRAINDSNFMRQNNKVSIKKVLDILDEDIEDTRKNMPPINISQGEIEFSEVSFCYDKDLPVLKNINLHIKKGEKISLVGISGAGKSTMVGLLQRFYEPMEGCIKIDGTDISQCDLKSLRRSIGVVNQESILFDGTIRQNLKLGNRKSSEEEMWEACKKANIDDFIRSLPDKLDTVIGSEGMNISGGQRQRIAIARVFLKNPKIIVFDEATSALDFEAETAVKKAWQELSAGKTSIIIAHRLSTIMDSDRVAVLHGGEIVSFDTHKRLLDSCEHYNRLFRDQYLIEGCATA comes from the coding sequence TTGATTAAAATAAAATCAAAACCCGTCAACACAATACTGGGATTTATGAAACCGTATACCGTATGTTTTGTAAATCTGTTTCTGACCATACTGGCGGCATCTTTTGTATATCTGATATATCCATACATTTTTGCGTTTATGATTGACAGAGTATTTTACAAGGGTGACTGGCAGCTATTCAAAATAGTGGTTATTGCATATACCATTATTTTTATCGGAGAACAGGCAATTCAGATTATTCTGAATATGGAATGGGCATATCTTGTGACAAAATTCGTATTTGACATACGAAAGAAGCTTTTTGAAAGGATATTCAAGATAAAGGCAGCATTTTTAAGCAATGCGCAAACAGGAGAGCTGATTGCTCGGGTAAACAATGATCCCCCACAGGTTATGGAGCTTTTGCACTGGCATGTATTTTTTACTGCATCAAATGTTATAAGACTGATAATTTCTTTTGTTATTGTATTCTTTATTAATATAAAGCTGGCAGTGTTAATGCTGGTTGTTATACCATCTTCGGTTTATCTGTCACTGTATTTCAGCAATAAAATTAAAAACATATATGAGCAATACCGCAAGGAATACGGCAAATACATCAGCTGGGTATACGAGATGCTGCAGGGGATGAGGGAAATCCAGCTGTTTGCGGCAGAGAGAAGCGTGGCCAGAAAGTTTGTGAAATTCAGTAAAAAAATGGTGCATGCAAGGGTCAAGGCAAGTAATATTGAGTTTATATCACAAACGGCCAATTCATTAATCACACTGTTGTCGGATTTGTTTCTCTATATTGCCTCCGCCATCCTTATTTCCCGCAAGGAATTGAGTATCGCAGGCTTCATAGCAACCATGGAGTATTTCGGAATGTGCAACTACCTGTTAAGGGCTATTAATGATTCGAATTTTATGAGGCAGAACAATAAGGTGTCCATTAAGAAGGTATTGGATATATTGGATGAGGATATAGAGGATACGAGAAAAAACATGCCACCAATCAATATATCCCAAGGTGAGATAGAGTTTTCAGAGGTTTCATTTTGCTACGATAAAGATTTGCCTGTATTAAAAAATATTAATCTTCATATCAAAAAGGGAGAAAAAATATCCCTTGTCGGCATCAGCGGAGCAGGAAAAAGCACCATGGTGGGTTTATTGCAAAGATTTTACGAACCCATGGAAGGGTGCATAAAAATAGATGGAACAGATATATCCCAATGCGATTTAAAGTCCCTGAGAAGGAGTATTGGAGTTGTAAATCAGGAATCCATACTGTTTGACGGAACAATCAGGCAGAATCTTAAGCTGGGAAACCGCAAATCCTCGGAGGAGGAAATGTGGGAAGCATGTAAAAAAGCAAACATTGACGATTTTATAAGAAGTCTTCCCGATAAGCTTGATACTGTCATCGGCAGTGAAGGAATGAATATTTCGGGGGGACAAAGGCAAAGAATCGCAATCGCCAGGGTATTTCTAAAAAATCCTAAAATTATTGTTTTTGATGAAGCGACCTCTGCATTGGATTTTGAAGCCGAAACAGCTGTGAAAAAGGCCTGGCAGGAGCTAAGCGCAGGAAAGACATCTATTATTATTGCCCATAGGCTTTCTACTATTATGGATTCGGACCGGGTGGCCGTGCTTCACGGTGGGGAGATTGTATCCTTTGATACCCACAAGAGGCTTTTGGACTCCTGTGAACATTATAACAGGCTTTTTAGGGATCAATATCTGATTGAAGGATGTGCGACTGCATGA
- a CDS encoding ABC transporter ATP-binding protein produces MKSTIAKRIEVVKALRPIVKNMKNQLLLFGTLKICLLVLGLTAPYLYKLLVDEVLTKGRFSLLRWICAGYITIFIISSGLMFIQRIKGNKFFFKLLFDIRYRIWNNYLKMYVYKYSNCNIGDLKNRVDDDTNAFEKFLGQHIIDYTYNWVYAVLNGAVLLFLNWKLALFGFIMVPFPFLMSNWIGKRVQNANDKQKVLWVKYEKWIYSCIQGWKEIKTFTAEKVSSMNFTHHWKEIGKNFFVVQMLFNISRTFWVIKDVFITKVSLYFIGGVLIMNGEITIGSLLVFMKYYQGLFDGVSEVNRLDIDLYNDIPSIDRVLEVLIQKDEIKRGTLRPERFMPGIEFRNVTFAYDGNNKDVLKKLSLEIKPDERIAIVGRSGSGKTTLVKLILGLCHAREGNVIISGIDIKELHPSFLHHHVGAVMQDNYLFNLSIRENLLMAKPTATEAEIRKACELAYIAEFIESLSEGYETIIGEKGIRLSGGQKQRLSIARTFLADPKIIIFDEATSALDHESEKVIHKAIENISRNRTVIIIAHRLSSILSANRVLVLDNGEIVGEGHHSDLYGKNGVYDILFKQQYEIQKLTAS; encoded by the coding sequence ATGAAAAGTACAATTGCCAAGAGAATTGAAGTTGTTAAGGCCCTGAGGCCCATCGTGAAAAATATGAAAAACCAGTTGCTGCTCTTTGGAACATTAAAAATCTGCCTGCTTGTGCTGGGGCTGACTGCCCCATACTTGTACAAGCTGCTGGTGGATGAAGTGCTGACCAAAGGAAGGTTTAGTTTATTAAGATGGATTTGTGCCGGATATATTACGATTTTTATCATTTCCAGTGGACTTATGTTCATACAAAGGATTAAGGGAAACAAATTCTTTTTCAAATTGCTGTTTGATATCAGGTACCGTATTTGGAATAACTATTTAAAAATGTATGTATACAAATACTCCAACTGCAACATCGGAGACCTTAAAAACCGTGTTGACGATGATACCAATGCATTTGAGAAGTTTTTGGGACAGCATATTATTGATTATACCTACAACTGGGTATATGCGGTATTAAACGGAGCAGTCCTTTTGTTTCTCAACTGGAAACTGGCCCTGTTCGGATTTATTATGGTACCCTTTCCCTTCCTGATGTCCAATTGGATCGGAAAAAGGGTGCAAAACGCAAATGATAAGCAAAAGGTATTATGGGTTAAGTATGAAAAATGGATCTATTCCTGTATTCAGGGATGGAAGGAAATAAAAACCTTTACGGCGGAGAAAGTGAGCAGCATGAACTTTACCCACCACTGGAAAGAGATTGGGAAAAATTTCTTCGTTGTACAGATGCTTTTTAATATCAGCCGAACCTTTTGGGTTATAAAGGATGTATTTATTACAAAGGTAAGCCTTTATTTCATAGGCGGTGTCCTCATTATGAATGGTGAAATAACTATCGGCAGCCTTTTGGTATTTATGAAATATTATCAGGGATTATTTGACGGAGTCAGTGAAGTTAACCGTCTGGATATAGATTTATACAATGATATACCTTCTATAGACCGGGTTCTGGAAGTCTTGATTCAGAAGGATGAAATAAAGAGGGGAACTCTCCGGCCGGAGCGATTCATGCCCGGTATAGAGTTCAGAAATGTCACGTTTGCATACGACGGAAACAATAAGGATGTACTGAAAAAGCTTTCCCTTGAAATCAAACCTGATGAACGGATTGCCATTGTTGGAAGAAGCGGTTCAGGGAAAACTACCCTTGTAAAATTGATTCTTGGGTTGTGCCATGCACGGGAAGGGAATGTCATCATAAGCGGGATTGATATTAAAGAGCTTCACCCCTCGTTTCTGCACCATCATGTGGGAGCTGTAATGCAGGACAATTACCTTTTCAATCTTTCAATACGTGAAAATCTGCTTATGGCTAAGCCGACTGCAACAGAGGCTGAAATCCGAAAGGCATGCGAATTGGCGTACATAGCTGAGTTTATTGAGAGTTTGTCGGAGGGCTATGAAACCATTATAGGTGAGAAGGGAATCAGGCTTTCGGGAGGACAGAAGCAAAGATTGTCTATAGCCAGAACTTTTCTTGCTGATCCCAAGATTATCATTTTTGATGAGGCTACTTCTGCTCTGGACCACGAATCCGAAAAGGTTATCCATAAGGCCATAGAAAATATCTCCCGTAACAGGACCGTTATCATAATAGCCCACAGGCTTTCTTCAATTCTCTCGGCAAACCGGGTTCTTGTACTGGATAATGGCGAGATTGTAGGAGAAGGGCATCATTCGGATTTGTACGGAAAAAACGGAGTCTATGACATATTATTTAAGCAACAGTATGAAATTCAGAAGCTGACAGCATCGTAA
- a CDS encoding BtrH N-terminal domain-containing protein, whose product MRLEIEPVHGAYRNCLEDILATTATYFQNDFELMFAESWGFTFYPAMRNLNTILGKRLDAGKNDYFGNLERFHGIRTQWHFKKTIDEYEMMIKEELLAGNPVAVFMDAYWLPWTKTYKVYHAPHYCLIIGKDDNSDFLCLDPYVTRDICTLQGKCLLYGNAKCITFSVNMPSTSIYWKRIILNSSKKMLETCTYGKNAFECMREFSIELGKLKDLNSEINGCPIPLLVPVFLQLKEIGAGRRHFAEVLEYLFAKGAATDVLSYAEVFRKLSTKWNKVRKNVMTECNRNTKISILEASAKEICTIAKEEERVALELLQLCS is encoded by the coding sequence ATGAGATTAGAAATAGAGCCGGTTCATGGTGCTTACCGCAATTGTCTGGAAGACATCTTGGCTACAACCGCAACATACTTCCAAAATGACTTTGAGCTGATGTTTGCAGAATCCTGGGGGTTTACTTTTTATCCAGCAATGAGGAATTTAAATACAATACTGGGAAAACGTCTGGATGCAGGGAAAAACGACTATTTTGGCAATTTGGAGAGATTTCATGGGATTAGGACGCAATGGCACTTTAAAAAGACAATTGATGAGTACGAGATGATGATAAAGGAAGAACTTTTGGCGGGGAATCCCGTTGCAGTTTTCATGGATGCTTACTGGCTGCCATGGACGAAAACCTACAAAGTTTATCATGCTCCCCATTACTGCCTTATTATAGGAAAAGATGACAATTCTGATTTTCTGTGCTTGGACCCCTATGTTACCAGAGATATCTGCACCCTTCAGGGAAAATGCCTTTTATATGGAAATGCAAAATGCATTACGTTTTCTGTGAATATGCCTTCAACTTCCATATACTGGAAAAGAATTATCCTAAACTCCTCAAAAAAGATGCTTGAAACCTGTACATACGGTAAGAATGCATTCGAATGTATGCGTGAATTTTCAATTGAACTGGGAAAATTGAAGGATTTGAATTCAGAAATCAATGGCTGCCCAATACCATTATTGGTGCCTGTTTTCTTGCAGTTAAAGGAGATTGGCGCAGGGCGCAGGCATTTTGCAGAAGTGCTGGAATACCTTTTCGCAAAGGGTGCTGCCACGGATGTACTTTCTTACGCAGAAGTCTTTAGAAAGCTGAGTACCAAGTGGAATAAGGTAAGAAAAAATGTGATGACAGAATGTAACCGTAACACGAAAATAAGTATTCTTGAAGCCTCAGCAAAGGAAATTTGCACTATTGCAAAGGAAGAGGAACGGGTTGCACTGGAACTGCTGCAATTGTGTTCGTGA
- a CDS encoding C39 family peptidase: protein MLLDIKPLHGSGYNCLEDLFASTAVWLGREYMLMFERCWDFEYYPPGDSTELLGERIFEGADHYWTSIEKYHGIKGVWYENTENPWELITQEIHEGRPMVINIDAFWIPPAHTFQVQHQNHFILATGYDDAKKEVFYIDPYLSNNLNTISPDILSQSGANYVGLVFKAENRENLNWQEVIMESLLWTSRKKEDGSDCFNSIRLFADEVEGSLNIENEIKGYKFESIIPMFFNLFGIGSNRFKYGRFIHYIAENFELKDLTPVRKRFEKLAWDWYEIRSILMKAGRGTSNDIGSVKRKVTLILRGIADEEEKLYEEILKICGYNG, encoded by the coding sequence ATGCTGCTGGATATAAAACCACTACACGGGAGCGGATATAACTGCCTTGAGGACTTATTCGCTTCAACAGCCGTCTGGCTTGGCAGAGAATATATGCTTATGTTTGAAAGGTGCTGGGACTTTGAGTACTATCCGCCGGGAGACAGTACAGAGCTTTTGGGTGAGAGGATTTTCGAGGGGGCCGACCATTACTGGACAAGTATTGAGAAATACCATGGAATAAAGGGTGTCTGGTATGAAAATACGGAAAATCCATGGGAATTAATTACTCAGGAGATTCATGAGGGACGTCCCATGGTTATTAATATTGATGCTTTCTGGATTCCTCCGGCACATACATTTCAAGTTCAGCATCAAAACCATTTTATTCTTGCAACGGGATATGATGATGCAAAAAAGGAAGTGTTCTATATTGACCCATACCTGTCAAACAATCTGAATACTATTTCACCGGATATCCTGTCACAAAGCGGTGCCAACTATGTAGGACTGGTATTTAAAGCAGAAAACCGTGAGAATTTAAACTGGCAGGAAGTAATCATGGAGTCTTTGCTTTGGACAAGCAGGAAGAAGGAGGATGGGAGTGACTGCTTTAACTCCATCCGACTGTTTGCAGACGAGGTAGAAGGTAGCCTTAATATAGAGAATGAAATTAAGGGATATAAATTTGAATCAATTATTCCGATGTTTTTCAACCTGTTCGGTATTGGCTCAAACCGTTTTAAATATGGACGTTTTATTCATTACATTGCTGAAAACTTTGAATTAAAGGATTTGACTCCAGTAAGAAAAAGGTTTGAGAAGCTGGCATGGGATTGGTATGAAATCCGAAGCATATTGATGAAGGCCGGAAGGGGCACAAGCAATGATATTGGTTCCGTGAAAAGGAAAGTGACACTCATTTTGCGAGGAATTGCAGATGAAGAAGAAAAACTTTACGAAGAAATTTTAAAAATATGCGGATATAACGGTTAG
- a CDS encoding BtrH N-terminal domain-containing protein, whose amino-acid sequence MQKNEGAGRNMDSKVIENIEPFNDIYFKSCFYNSLFPLVNYFRSDLNSILFNDIIVYDSEPEKIESGIGVKYIPVLRDEQLIDHLELEVEMKESCPDIIDRIQKDISQNRPVILWVDSFYEPLRTDTYMKHHTPHTLLIYGYDKKEELFHIIEHKSRENLSYKKRQIAYGDVSLAVKGYQENFMTPDRFSYYSFIALRTNSDSEKNPYAKTEKLQSQLLEEFSARKESIFEGLRHMEKFLQHYRRTVLNEQLLKSNVKSLVEGLNTVINFKRVECYRFKRVFSVNHHLSRVACEIEELWELLRVDVAKYLFFYMYDWDVFYRGVERSEKILQLEYRFYEELVK is encoded by the coding sequence ATGCAAAAAAATGAAGGAGCAGGAAGAAATATGGATAGCAAGGTGATAGAAAATATAGAACCATTTAATGACATATATTTCAAGAGCTGCTTTTATAACTCACTTTTCCCTTTAGTGAATTATTTCAGAAGTGATCTCAACAGCATATTATTCAATGACATTATTGTTTATGATTCAGAGCCGGAGAAAATTGAATCCGGCATAGGAGTAAAATATATCCCTGTATTGAGGGACGAACAGCTGATTGACCATCTGGAATTGGAAGTTGAGATGAAAGAAAGCTGCCCTGATATTATTGACAGGATACAAAAGGATATAAGTCAAAATCGGCCCGTAATCCTATGGGTAGACAGTTTTTACGAGCCGCTGAGAACCGATACCTACATGAAGCATCATACCCCCCATACACTTCTGATTTACGGATATGACAAGAAGGAAGAACTGTTTCACATAATCGAGCATAAATCCAGGGAAAACCTGTCCTATAAAAAGAGGCAGATAGCTTATGGTGATGTATCTCTTGCTGTAAAAGGGTATCAGGAAAATTTCATGACCCCGGACAGATTCTCATATTACTCATTTATAGCACTGAGGACGAATTCTGACAGCGAAAAAAACCCTTATGCCAAGACAGAAAAACTACAAAGTCAATTGTTAGAGGAGTTTTCAGCAAGGAAAGAGAGTATTTTTGAAGGATTAAGGCATATGGAAAAATTTCTTCAGCATTACAGAAGGACAGTTCTTAATGAACAGCTTTTGAAAAGCAATGTTAAAAGTCTGGTTGAAGGTCTAAATACTGTCATAAATTTCAAGAGAGTTGAATGCTACAGATTCAAAAGGGTGTTTTCCGTCAATCATCATCTGTCGAGAGTGGCTTGTGAGATTGAGGAGTTGTGGGAGCTTCTGAGAGTGGATGTGGCAAAGTACTTGTTTTTCTATATGTATGATTGGGATGTTTTTTACAGGGGTGTTGAAAGGTCCGAAAAAATTTTGCAGCTGGAATATCGGTTTTATGAAGAACTTGTTAAATAA
- a CDS encoding serine hydrolase domain-containing protein encodes MKKSLDNYLKKFSQYGHFSGSVLVSIKDCIVLCKGYGMADYEHDVHNTPSTVFRIASVTKQFTSAAVLCLQEQGALSVSDPLKKYIPDFPNGDRITLHHLLTNTSGIPDIVDVPSIMKSIRTGIPAEMLVDKLGRQLLEFEPGDRFRYSNSGYIILGLIIEKVSGLSYENYLNKNLFPKAGMTNTGFDHAERVLKHRASGYSLSEDGVSNADFFDMSLFFACGCLYSTVEDLYKWNKALDEETVISKKSVEDMLTPYVSDEALHYGYGWYLTENSAFHNGITYGFKSKVWRSFNGRAVIVVLANNDFVAIDTLVNGLVAILSGEEYTSPKAPGIQMILKKNHGILVGTYKNRDFTHEVFSISNEKGRLIISYYNYLKRVRAEVFPEKILPDEEHYFAMDLDLKICFFKDKWGEPYRAVFKVDCDEFEAWKDKGQEGGEHD; translated from the coding sequence ATGAAAAAATCCTTGGATAATTATTTAAAGAAATTTTCCCAATACGGGCATTTTAGCGGCTCTGTCCTAGTTTCCATAAAGGACTGCATTGTGTTGTGTAAAGGATATGGAATGGCTGATTATGAGCATGATGTTCATAATACTCCATCAACAGTGTTTCGTATTGCTTCCGTTACCAAGCAGTTTACTTCGGCGGCGGTACTTTGCTTGCAGGAGCAGGGGGCTTTGTCCGTCAGTGATCCCTTGAAAAAGTATATTCCTGATTTTCCAAATGGAGACAGGATTACTCTGCATCATTTGCTCACGAATACTTCGGGGATACCGGATATTGTAGATGTTCCAAGTATAATGAAATCCATACGTACAGGAATACCTGCGGAAATGCTGGTGGATAAACTAGGCAGGCAGCTCTTGGAGTTTGAGCCGGGAGATAGGTTTCGTTATAGCAATTCCGGTTATATTATACTTGGCCTTATCATAGAAAAAGTTTCAGGTCTTTCCTACGAAAATTATCTAAACAAAAATTTATTCCCAAAAGCGGGTATGACAAATACAGGCTTCGATCATGCGGAACGTGTCCTAAAGCACCGGGCATCCGGCTACAGTCTTTCCGAGGACGGCGTGAGCAACGCTGATTTTTTTGATATGTCACTGTTTTTTGCCTGTGGCTGTCTGTACTCAACTGTTGAGGATTTATATAAGTGGAATAAGGCACTTGATGAAGAAACTGTGATATCTAAAAAATCAGTTGAGGATATGCTGACTCCTTACGTAAGTGACGAGGCACTTCATTATGGCTACGGCTGGTACCTGACTGAGAATTCTGCCTTCCACAATGGAATAACCTACGGGTTCAAGTCAAAGGTATGGCGTTCTTTCAACGGAAGGGCCGTGATTGTTGTATTGGCAAATAACGATTTCGTGGCGATAGATACACTTGTAAACGGGTTGGTGGCAATATTGTCTGGAGAAGAATATACAAGTCCTAAGGCGCCCGGTATACAGATGATACTTAAAAAAAATCATGGCATTCTTGTGGGTACATATAAAAACAGAGATTTCACACACGAGGTTTTTTCAATCTCAAATGAAAAAGGAAGGCTGATTATCAGCTATTATAACTATCTCAAAAGAGTCAGGGCAGAGGTTTTCCCGGAAAAAATACTGCCGGATGAGGAGCATTATTTTGCCATGGATTTGGATTTGAAGATTTGTTTCTTTAAAGATAAATGGGGAGAACCTTATAGGGCAGTTTTCAAGGTAGACTGCGATGAGTTTGAAGCTTGGAAAGATAAAGGACAGGAAGGTGGGGAACATGACTAA